A window of the Pseudomonas gozinkensis genome harbors these coding sequences:
- a CDS encoding RHS repeat domain-containing protein: protein MSLHINTPRMSAFDPRGLPVRTVDYCRTVEGGPVEPRINRILNDSAQRAVKLWDPRLWLSQTGDPLTPANLIQKFTLDARVIRSDSVDAGTQIDLKGLAAQTVFSWDSRQMRREIEHDSLLRPVAIFEQGASEPRHCVERLTYGHPGSGDRSRNQFGQLIRHDHPAGSVLFNAFAIIGPCTEDTRHFTLEPLTPDWPEQEADRARLLEPGGGATSRWRYGALGDVLEQTDARDNRHTLALTIDGRLRERRLQLKGETEQTLVTDIHYKAFGSIEQEATGNGVQTTLTYRPEDGRLMVRRAEDADGRVLQHLIYRYDRVGNVLSIEDKSLPIRYFGNQRINPVSRFVYDSLYQLIGASGWEAGAVNQGPQSVGRVNPAALSNYQQTYEYDPGGNLRRLTHVGAQSHGRKLQPASYSNRALPYGHAPPDDAQIEAAYDRRGNLLQLEPGRILSWNLRNQLQSVSPVERASGANDSETYLYDGGHQRVRKIRLLQASTRTVVAEVCYLPGLELRTDNGIGERLQVITAEGGLNNIRVLHWESPPPSGINDRYRYACSDHLGSVSLESDDRGAVISQELFHPFGTTAWQNGEFEYKYVRYSGKEHDATGLYDYGFRYYIPWLQRWASTDPGGYSDGLNIYRMVRNNPLTMRDALGLQAETGTYEADVGIRVRLAFKLLSSQAHVSRLEPGGVEYSKSADFKLVEVGEGPDFSVSKRELSSHLRMYRRQYREMYHDSMRREMQNTNISAEQNFELGKEIAEITSSSLKYSSEPRVSEEKTVTKHYFALVNRDDVEKKGQDKVIYGIAELSVSSTKDGESTVHVSNILAHPLTQPGVDKFLGESVEATEAIQPFKLRGIGTYLTVKSLARMVSTHNVQKVRTAAVNPRSAAIAKRLGARKVA from the coding sequence ATGAGCTTGCACATCAATACACCGAGGATGTCAGCGTTCGATCCGCGCGGTTTACCGGTCCGCACGGTCGATTACTGTCGAACCGTCGAGGGCGGACCTGTCGAGCCCCGGATCAACCGCATCCTGAATGATTCGGCGCAGCGTGCGGTGAAGCTGTGGGATCCGCGGCTTTGGCTGTCACAAACCGGCGACCCGCTGACGCCGGCCAACCTGATACAGAAGTTTACCCTCGACGCCAGGGTGATTCGTTCAGACAGCGTCGATGCCGGTACGCAAATCGATTTGAAGGGGCTCGCCGCACAAACGGTGTTCAGCTGGGACAGCCGTCAGATGCGACGCGAGATCGAACACGACTCCTTGCTGCGCCCCGTCGCGATATTCGAGCAAGGGGCGAGCGAGCCACGGCATTGCGTCGAACGCTTGACCTACGGTCATCCCGGCAGCGGGGATCGGTCGCGAAACCAGTTCGGTCAGCTGATTCGTCATGACCATCCGGCGGGCAGCGTGCTGTTCAATGCCTTTGCAATCATCGGCCCCTGCACCGAGGACACCCGCCACTTCACTCTGGAGCCGCTGACACCCGACTGGCCGGAGCAGGAGGCGGATCGTGCACGGCTGTTGGAACCCGGCGGCGGTGCGACATCGCGGTGGCGCTATGGTGCGCTCGGCGACGTACTGGAGCAGACGGACGCCCGAGACAACCGGCATACACTCGCACTTACCATCGATGGCCGCTTGCGCGAGCGCCGCTTGCAGTTGAAGGGGGAGACTGAGCAGACCCTGGTTACTGATATTCACTACAAAGCGTTTGGCAGCATCGAGCAGGAAGCCACCGGCAACGGTGTACAAACCACACTGACCTATCGCCCCGAGGACGGGCGCCTGATGGTTCGCCGTGCTGAAGATGCTGACGGTCGAGTGTTGCAACACCTGATTTATCGTTATGACCGGGTGGGCAATGTCTTGAGCATCGAAGACAAGTCTTTGCCGATCCGTTACTTCGGGAATCAGCGAATCAATCCGGTCAGTCGCTTTGTCTATGACAGTCTTTACCAATTGATCGGGGCGTCCGGCTGGGAAGCCGGCGCTGTCAATCAGGGTCCGCAGTCGGTGGGGCGCGTCAATCCGGCGGCGCTCAGCAACTATCAGCAGACTTACGAATATGATCCCGGCGGCAACCTGCGCAGGCTGACTCATGTCGGCGCACAAAGTCATGGGCGCAAACTGCAACCGGCGAGTTACAGCAATCGTGCTCTGCCTTACGGGCACGCACCTCCCGACGACGCTCAAATCGAAGCCGCCTATGACCGCAGAGGCAACCTGTTGCAGCTGGAGCCGGGGCGGATACTGAGCTGGAACCTGCGCAACCAACTGCAATCAGTCAGCCCGGTGGAGCGCGCTTCCGGTGCCAATGACAGCGAGACCTATCTCTACGATGGTGGTCACCAGCGGGTTCGCAAGATCCGCCTGTTACAGGCCAGTACACGCACCGTGGTTGCCGAGGTGTGCTATTTGCCCGGGTTGGAACTGCGTACCGATAACGGGATCGGTGAACGGTTGCAAGTCATCACTGCCGAGGGCGGGCTGAACAATATTCGAGTATTGCATTGGGAGAGCCCTCCGCCTTCGGGGATCAACGATCGGTATCGATATGCCTGTTCGGATCACCTGGGATCAGTCAGCCTGGAGTCGGACGATCGTGGCGCAGTGATCAGTCAGGAGTTATTTCACCCGTTCGGTACAACGGCCTGGCAAAACGGTGAATTCGAATATAAATACGTACGTTACTCGGGCAAGGAGCACGATGCGACCGGTCTTTACGATTACGGCTTCCGCTACTACATCCCGTGGTTGCAACGTTGGGCAAGCACCGATCCTGGCGGATATTCGGATGGGCTGAATATTTACCGGATGGTTCGCAACAATCCGCTCACGATGAGAGACGCGCTGGGGCTGCAAGCCGAGACCGGAACCTACGAAGCGGACGTGGGCATTCGAGTGAGATTGGCGTTCAAGCTGCTTTCCTCCCAAGCACATGTGTCCAGGCTTGAGCCGGGAGGAGTGGAATACAGCAAGTCTGCTGATTTCAAACTGGTTGAAGTCGGCGAGGGCCCGGATTTTTCAGTGAGCAAGCGCGAGCTGTCGAGTCATCTGAGGATGTACCGGCGCCAGTACCGTGAGATGTACCACGACTCTATGCGGCGAGAAATGCAGAACACAAATATCAGCGCGGAACAAAATTTTGAATTGGGAAAAGAGATCGCCGAGATCACATCCTCGTCCCTCAAGTATTCAAGCGAACCACGTGTATCGGAGGAAAAAACGGTCACCAAGCACTACTTCGCATTGGTCAATCGCGACGATGTTGAAAAGAAGGGCCAGGATAAAGTGATTTATGGCATCGCTGAGTTGAGTGTCTCGTCAACAAAGGACGGAGAAAGCACGGTTCATGTGAGCAACATACTTGCGCACCCACTGACACAGCCGGGCGTGGATAAGTTCCTGGGTGAATCGGTCGAGGCCACCGAGGCCATCCAACCTTTCAAATTGCGTGGTATTGGGACCTACCTGACCGTCAAGTCGTTGGCCAGGATGGTGAGCAC
- a CDS encoding multidrug transporter: MFIGVLLVITWLILLLRYPAKALPVSMAAAVGLGLVAMWVVWLDNREVKQLARLELRIVYAPEHCPADRPLLLKMNNGNDVPLTELRWRIAAYAPGDTVNLADNQYAAPRYRGPGELQAGGNWEDCLPMPPLRPGYRPQTLEFRAERLQGSFSD; this comes from the coding sequence ATGTTCATCGGCGTCTTGCTGGTCATCACCTGGCTGATCCTGTTGTTGCGCTACCCGGCCAAAGCCTTGCCGGTATCCATGGCCGCCGCCGTCGGCCTTGGGCTGGTGGCAATGTGGGTGGTGTGGCTGGACAACCGCGAGGTCAAGCAACTGGCACGGCTTGAACTGCGCATCGTCTATGCCCCCGAACACTGCCCCGCCGACCGCCCGCTGCTGCTGAAGATGAACAATGGCAACGACGTGCCGCTGACCGAACTGCGCTGGCGCATCGCAGCGTATGCACCGGGCGACACCGTGAACCTGGCCGACAATCAATACGCCGCCCCACGCTATCGCGGCCCCGGCGAATTGCAGGCTGGCGGCAACTGGGAAGACTGTCTGCCGATGCCGCCGTTGCGTCCCGGTTATCGCCCGCAAACCCTGGAGTTTCGCGCCGAGCGATTGCAGGGTAGTTTCTCCGACTGA